Within Primulina tabacum isolate GXHZ01 chromosome 5, ASM2559414v2, whole genome shotgun sequence, the genomic segment caactgatttttttttataaaaaaagcgagtgaaattaaaaattgattttcaaaaaattcaaaattttaaattcttattttaattataattttttacatCTTAAATgatgtgaaaaataaatttaaaaaatgatttacCTAATGTATAGGAGTTAAATCATTAGGGCAAAAATGGAAAGAAATTTTGGTGTAGTTACTTCAATGTATTAAAAAATGGTTACTTCAATGATctcaaatattataatataataaagataagtcttaatttttttttttttgcatacaAATTTTTGTTCTCGTTTTTAAACGGCATAactcaaagaaaatactttatttaaaataaaatataatcgaaatccataaattttaaatctttcaatcTATCTAAATACAACCTCATATATATAAtcgaaaaatgaaagaaaacttAAAATTACAAGTGTTAGCATTTCTATCTTCTCCGGTCGTTAACATgaccaaacaaaaaaaaaatttaaaataaaattattttgtttttatttaacaAAGCATTAGTTTAAAACCGCTTTTGATAAAATACTCATAATTTCGATAAGACAATGTGTATTACTTAGTGCCCATTTGGCAAAGATAAGTATTTTATAAATTCTTAGAACTAATGATACATTTCAGTAATTCATAagttattatatattattttatactcAATTTAGATATAATGATTTTTATACTATGCCATGACTTTTTTCTCGTAGAAAGTTtctggcaaaaacttgtgtgagacggtctcacgagtcgtattttgggagacatatcttttatttgggtcatccatgaaaagtattattttttatctaagagtattactttttactgtaaatatcggtagggttgacctgtctcatagataaagatttgtgagaccgtctcacaagagacctacaaGTTTctcacgtaaatctttgtgttggCTTCTCATAATCTTTACCTTTTTTCTTTCAACATTAGCATTTTCTTGCTATAGCAACAATAATTTAGAAACCAACTCTTCTTTAATCAAATTCCCACAAAGATCATTGAAGAACATAATTTGCATCAAATATTAAGTTTGGTAGTTCAACAGTTTCTTGATCCATTTCACTACTTATATAAATCTTTCACCTTATGACAATTATTTTGCAATTAAGAGATCGATAAGCTTGAAAATGTACACAAACAAAGCAATTTTCGCATTCTTTTTATGTTCTATTCTCACTTCCACTAGTAAGTTCATTTAACATTTCTAATTTTGCATAATTCTAATGTTCAAATTTACTCATTTTTTGTGTTACTTTTCTTTTGCAGATGCATCGAATATTTCAAGCAAGATCGGTGTAAACTATGGTCGAGTAGGGACGAATATCCCGTCTCCATACCGTTCGATAAATTTTCTTGAATCCATGAACGCCGGACGTGTTAAACTTTATGATGCCAACCCTGAAGTCCTAAAGCTCCTATCCGGAACCAAACTTCATGTTTCGATCATGGTCACGAATGAACAAATCTCGGGCATAGCTTCGAGCCAATCGAAGGCCGAAAATTGGGTTCAAAAGAACGTCTTAGCTTACTACCCGAGCACACAGATCCGATTCATACTTGTTGGAAACGAAGTTCTAAGCAACAATGATCGGAAAATGTGGCTTGATCTTGTGCCAGCCATGAGAAATATCAAGAAATCTTTGAAGGGACATGATATTCACAACATAAAAGTTGGGACTCCATTGGCTATGGATGTATTGGAGTCAAGTTTTCCACCTTCAAGTGGGAAATTTAGATCTGATATTCCAAGCCAAGTTATGGTACCATTGTTGAAATTCTTGAATGGGActaaatcatttttcttcttaGATGTTTACCCTTATTTTCCATGGTCTTCAAACCCAACAAACATCAATCTTGATTATGCATTGCTTGAGGGTGGAAATCAGACATATTTGGACTCAAAAAGCGGCCTCGTTTACACGAATCTTCTAGACCAAATGCTGGACTCGGTCGTATTCGCAATGAGGAAACTCGGGTTTGACAATATCATGATGGCGGTATCAGAGACAGGTTGGCCTaatgcaggtgatattgatcAAGTGGGCGCAAACACGTACAATGCAGCAACTTATAACCGGAATTTGGTGAAGAAAATGACAGCTGATCCACCGCTCGGGACACCTGCTAAGCCCGGAGTCGTGATTCCGACGTTTATTTTCTCCTTGTATGATGAGAATCTGAAACCAGGGCCAGGAACAGAAAGGCACTGGGGATTAATACATCCCAATGGGCAGCCGATTTATGAGGTAACTAATTCACAGACACGAAAATattctcatatatatatatatatatgtatatttatagTTATATGTAATATGACATATGAAGTTGTTTACTAACATGTTGACCGTCATCCCATCAAAATTCTCGAAACTCTTGTAGATAGACTTAACCGGGAAGCACCCCGAAAACGAGGGCACCCGTTTGTCATCATCACCATCGAGTAACAAGCCATACAAAGGGCAAATATGGTGCGTAGTGACAAGCCAACCGAATCTCACGGACTTGGAAACAGCGTTGGATTTTGCGTGCAGGCAGGGCAATGGCACATGCGATGCACTCGCACCAGGCAAAGCATGCTACGAGCCAGTCTCGGTTATGGCACACGCAAACTATGCATTCAGCTCATACTGGTCTAAGTTCAGGAGTTCTGGTGCATCTTGCTACTTCAATGGCCTTGCTACCCAAACCACCACCGATCCAAGTaagttacaaaaataaaaaaatttgagtactttttcttcaaattttatctaatacataatttttttaaaaaaaatatttgaattgaaCATGGTTGGAAATTAATATTTGATTTGTGTATTTTGattaattatctcaaattttCCAATGGGATATTTGTGTTCTTTtacctttctttctttttttgtgttttatgcAGGTCATGGATCTTGCCAATTTCCAAGTGTATCACTCTGAAGAAAATTACAAGTGATTTTTCCAGTGACACTTTGCTTAGTTTATTCTTCTTTTCCCATCCTTATTATCATATGTAACCTCAAAATGAGACATGTACAACATCGAAGTATTGTTACATTTCTCGAAGATATTCGTTGTGAAGATCGCTTATAGACTAAATTAAATATCTACAATACGATTCATATTCCCCTTAAAAAATTATGGAAACCATACAAATTCAAGTATTTAAGTACAACAACATGGGATGAATGCGAGCGAGCGAGCGAGAGAGCGAACGGGTCAAGTATGAGAGATAATACTTTTATTAGTGATCACGACTCATTACTCAACACACATGTCATGTGCTGTATGAATGAGAGCACATCTACCAAGCCGATTATAGGTGTCACATgaataagaaaaattgaatttgATTTAGCAACGTTAGCAATTAATTGTCACCAATTAATTATAacctttttctttattttaaataattaattatatcttTTAATATATGTAATGTAGCGAAAGTTTCTGTTTTTTTTCGTTTTTAACTAAAATAATTTTGGAATTAAGGCTTATTAATAAGATGTAAAACAAATTAATTATCATCaattattgttgttgttattaaataataataacaactaATTAAAGGTGTCGAAGAAATTGCTTACATGACATTTTAAACTTTTCCAGTAGAGCAATATAGGAACATGAGATATATATTGACCAATCAAGTCGAATTAATATCAAATTTAGTTATATATTACATATTGATAAATATgctattaaattttaaaaatattattattcgatttaatttaatttaattttgttcACAAATCCAATAAGGATCAAGAATCGGACAAGTTATAAGGGAATCTTTCCAACTGCTTGCGACTGATAATTGGATATATAAGTAAGAGGAAAAGAAAGTTATGCAAGCAAGGCACTTGAAACACCGTCACCGCCGATGGGTGAACTACAGAGATCCGATCAATTGTTAACCGGAGATACAAAATAATCCATAACAATTAAAATCATAGTTATGATACATGTTCATCGTAGTCTCAAAAAGTTTCTCATTAACAAGATCTTCAATATTTTCGGTATTGAACTCGTAAGATTCAGAAACCGACAAAACATTGACAATGTAATATTATATCTCCATAGTCCTGCCATAAAAATTAATGAAGATCAAATAAAATGAATATCTCTAAAACCATTCATTTAATGCTAgatgattaaattaaatatttttaaactaaaatatacaaagaTAACATGTATAGACATAATCTTACTATTGAAGCTGTGATCTACAATTCTTCGAAGTATAATATTCATCAATTATAGAATATGAGTCTATATTTGAAGCAAACTCTCTCTCAATGTAGATAATAATAGAATCTGTCAGAAAACATTCTCACATTTTATTGCGAAGAACTGTTTTAACACGTTTCATAGCCGAAAATGCACGCTCCGTAGTTGCCTTTAAATAGGCAAAATTAAAACTAGACAGATCAACTTGTCAATCAAATTATAATGTTGCAACTTTTATGTTTCAAATAACCCTCGGCACGATTATGAGATAATAGACATTTTCTAAAAATCTTCATGACAAACTATATCGAGCTTATAATATTGTAATTGACACCTCAAATAATGCATTTCCTATTCAGTAAAGTCCTCGGGATTATACTTCTCAACGAgagtacaaatattttcaatgttgaaccatttaaaattaTCTTTTGGATCCAAACCAGAGCTGAGAATTAGAAGTTCTACTGTCTCATCACTGAATATAGAGTTTAACTCTTCCAACTAAAATCCATTGCAACATTAAATTTATCACAATGAAACTGATGTTCCACTATGATGGTATCCTTTTTCCGGCATGAAGGAATAGAATGCTCATAATGAGAACTCATCTCCGGTATATCGACATCCAATCTTGTGCAAAATGATTTTACATACAAAAAAAGAATATCAAAACCATCATTTCTCAATGTCAGGAAAAGTTCTTTAGCCGTAGAGACCAAATCCATTGTACTTATGATATCAATAGATTTTTGTTGCAAGGCACGACAAAGCAAATTTGTGATCCCCATAATTTTATGCATCAAATGgaaaatgtcacgccccgggacgggggttggttgacaccggcgttgctctcaaatttacattcgaaaacaaccagcctcagagtacagaattcagaaatcagtcttttattcataatacgaaataaatcaattgtctgttacaactcgaatactgatgttttacagtggaaatgtaaaaccagacataacAGTGTCTTAACAGATCCAGCGAAATTAACATCATAAACTGAAaacaataatcttcttcaccagccccagaactggatctgttctttttcttctaatatttcttcctcgttcttatctgagatgagtttggtgggtgagcgatatgattgtcactcagtaagcaggggcgggaataactcccaattttcgaaatcgttttcaacatGACAGTAAAACAGTAATATGCAGAAAACTCGtattttcataacagaaatcagaattcagaatttacaggtttcagaacagaaatcagaattagtaagcactgagcacgttaatgaatttcatggctaaactgatatcagtcccctatatgttctctcctctaaggggtgaggccagaatcagaattcagaaatgttcagaatatatattcctaccattagttcactagggagtttcagtgcttcaaaatcatatatcagaaatcaaacatacataactgaactttaaaacataattatcaaacggatttcaagatatttatatataagcccacttactgtaatttgctagagtttcggttgaagtctactggaCTCTGGTTGCTCTTGCTACTGGATTTTTCTGCTCGAACAAAGATGCTCTCTTAACTCgaattttcaagtgataactccagATTTTGGTAACAACAATTTCAGAGCTTAAGGGTGCTATTTATAAGCAacaattctgactgttagcctcccaattaacgGCTATAATCtgtcattaacagcctttattccatgttaaatgcttcagttacaagtcatatgCTGAaccagtaactgtctgctgga encodes:
- the LOC142544994 gene encoding putative glucan endo-1,3-beta-glucosidase A6; translation: MYTNKAIFAFFLCSILTSTNASNISSKIGVNYGRVGTNIPSPYRSINFLESMNAGRVKLYDANPEVLKLLSGTKLHVSIMVTNEQISGIASSQSKAENWVQKNVLAYYPSTQIRFILVGNEVLSNNDRKMWLDLVPAMRNIKKSLKGHDIHNIKVGTPLAMDVLESSFPPSSGKFRSDIPSQVMVPLLKFLNGTKSFFFLDVYPYFPWSSNPTNINLDYALLEGGNQTYLDSKSGLVYTNLLDQMLDSVVFAMRKLGFDNIMMAVSETGWPNAGDIDQVGANTYNAATYNRNLVKKMTADPPLGTPAKPGVVIPTFIFSLYDENLKPGPGTERHWGLIHPNGQPIYEIDLTGKHPENEGTRLSSSPSSNKPYKGQIWCVVTSQPNLTDLETALDFACRQGNGTCDALAPGKACYEPVSVMAHANYAFSSYWSKFRSSGASCYFNGLATQTTTDPSHGSCQFPSVSL